Proteins encoded within one genomic window of Sulfurovum sp. XGS-02:
- the ftsH gene encoding ATP-dependent zinc metalloprotease FtsH, with translation MAKQNNNQENNNNNNFFNNNPLLAFALFSIVIIMIFKSFVGDSGGLGNMLDSSNNVTQTKTVKYSEIKSEIEKGSVTSVKLTPTTVEAIADVNGRKTRFVAQNVPTYDKDLIPLLEEKHITYEGIMGGGFLSDLLGSLVPILIFFAIWIFLAKKMSKGMGGGILGAGKADKLINSEKPDTKFHDVQGVEEAKDEVKEIVDFLKFPERYIELGAKIPKGLLLVGPPGTGKTLLAKAVAGEASVPFFSVSGSSFIEMFVGVGASRVRDLFAQAKKEAPAIIFIDEIDAIGKSRASGGQMGGNDEREQTLNQLLAEMDGFGTDTPVIVLAATNRPETLDAALLRAGRFDRQVLVDKPDYDGRLAILKVHSKDVKLAANVDLTIVAKQTAGLAGADLANIINEAALLAGRFNKKEIEQEDLLESIERSFVGLEKKNRKISEVEKKIVAYHESGHALMAELTEGATRVTKVSIIPRGLGALGYTLHLPEDEERFLKQKHELMAEIDVLLGGRAAEEVFIGEISTGAGNDLDRATAILKDMVSVYGMTDVAGLMVLSRSQNSFLGGGAVSTDYSEKMAEDMDNYIRSTLNERYTYVKNTLTEYHQAIENMTNVLLDVEVIEGKKVREIIENYEKEHNMKSRLAHGDKIAKAEAEAAEKEKTDE, from the coding sequence ATGGCTAAGCAAAATAATAACCAAGAGAATAATAACAATAATAATTTTTTTAACAACAATCCACTATTGGCATTTGCACTCTTTTCTATCGTCATCATCATGATCTTTAAATCATTTGTAGGCGATAGTGGCGGTCTGGGCAATATGCTCGACAGCAGCAACAATGTCACACAAACCAAAACGGTCAAATACTCAGAGATCAAGAGTGAAATAGAAAAAGGGTCGGTCACCTCCGTAAAGCTTACGCCTACCACAGTAGAAGCAATCGCTGATGTTAATGGGCGTAAAACACGTTTTGTTGCACAAAATGTCCCTACCTATGACAAAGACCTTATCCCTCTTTTGGAAGAAAAACATATCACTTATGAAGGTATCATGGGTGGTGGCTTCCTTTCAGATCTTTTAGGATCATTGGTGCCTATTCTGATCTTCTTTGCTATTTGGATCTTCTTAGCCAAAAAAATGTCCAAAGGTATGGGCGGTGGCATACTGGGTGCCGGTAAAGCCGATAAGCTGATCAACTCTGAAAAACCTGATACGAAGTTTCATGATGTACAGGGTGTTGAAGAAGCCAAAGATGAAGTCAAAGAGATCGTTGATTTCCTTAAATTCCCTGAACGCTACATAGAACTGGGGGCAAAGATCCCTAAAGGTCTGCTTTTAGTAGGACCTCCGGGAACAGGTAAAACACTGCTTGCCAAAGCTGTGGCAGGTGAGGCATCTGTACCTTTCTTCTCTGTCAGCGGTTCAAGCTTCATTGAAATGTTCGTGGGTGTCGGTGCAAGCCGTGTACGTGACCTTTTTGCCCAGGCGAAAAAAGAGGCCCCTGCGATCATCTTCATTGATGAGATCGATGCTATCGGTAAAAGCCGTGCGTCGGGTGGACAGATGGGCGGAAACGATGAGAGAGAACAGACACTCAACCAACTTCTCGCAGAGATGGATGGTTTTGGTACAGATACCCCTGTCATCGTACTCGCTGCAACGAACAGACCCGAAACACTCGATGCGGCACTGCTCAGAGCAGGACGTTTTGACAGACAGGTACTGGTAGACAAACCAGATTATGACGGACGTTTGGCTATCTTGAAAGTACACTCCAAAGATGTAAAACTAGCAGCCAATGTTGACTTGACCATTGTGGCAAAACAGACAGCCGGTCTGGCAGGTGCAGACTTGGCGAATATCATCAACGAAGCTGCCCTTCTGGCCGGAAGATTTAACAAAAAAGAGATCGAACAAGAAGATCTTTTGGAATCTATAGAGCGTTCATTTGTGGGACTAGAAAAGAAGAACAGAAAGATCTCAGAAGTAGAGAAAAAGATCGTAGCCTATCATGAAAGTGGTCATGCACTGATGGCAGAGCTTACAGAAGGTGCCACACGTGTGACCAAAGTCTCTATCATTCCTAGAGGGTTGGGTGCACTGGGCTATACCCTGCACCTTCCTGAAGATGAAGAGCGTTTCTTAAAACAAAAGCATGAGCTTATGGCCGAGATCGATGTACTTCTCGGTGGCCGCGCAGCCGAAGAGGTTTTCATCGGTGAGATCAGTACAGGTGCAGGTAATGACCTTGACCGTGCAACGGCTATCTTGAAAGATATGGTCTCTGTCTATGGGATGACCGATGTGGCAGGGCTTATGGTGCTTTCCCGCAGCCAAAACTCTTTCCTTGGCGGTGGTGCAGTATCCACAGACTATAGTGAGAAGATGGCAGAAGATATGGATAACTATATCCGTTCCACGCTGAATGAGCGTTATACCTATGTCAAGAATACGTTAACTGAATACCATCAAGCCATAGAAAACATGACGAATGTACTTTTGGATGTTGAAGTGATCGAAGGTAAAAAAGTACGTGAGATCATAGAGAATTATGAAAAAGAGCATAATATGAAAAGCCGTCTAGCACATGGTGACAAGATAGCCAAAGCAGAAGCTGAAGCTGCCGAGAAAGAAAAAACCGACGAGTAA
- a CDS encoding 50S ribosomal protein L11 methyltransferase produces MQDKYYELTITLNDDFVDFIADFIANIYGEGLELGKGKIILRSESDLTFVKDALVSLSGTLNDTITMDYTLEEKENVNWIKTYQDSIQPIEAGKFYIFPSWYEPKEECINIKIDPALAFGSGHHATTFSCLEAISTYVDAGKSVIDVGCGSGILGLACKKLGANVELCDTDPLSVESCQENFALNEETYDKLWEGSIDKAEGTYDVVIANIIADVLRFIAKDLKSACKEDGTLILSGILDKKEDLVVESFKELTLVKRILKDEWVTLVYKKEING; encoded by the coding sequence ATGCAAGATAAATATTATGAACTCACCATCACGCTTAATGATGATTTTGTAGATTTTATCGCAGACTTCATTGCCAATATTTATGGTGAAGGATTGGAACTTGGTAAAGGGAAGATCATCCTACGTAGTGAGTCTGATTTAACTTTCGTTAAAGATGCGCTTGTATCATTGTCCGGAACTTTAAATGATACCATCACAATGGACTATACACTCGAAGAGAAAGAAAATGTAAACTGGATCAAGACCTATCAAGACTCTATCCAACCTATAGAAGCCGGTAAATTTTACATCTTTCCAAGCTGGTATGAGCCCAAAGAAGAGTGTATCAATATCAAAATAGACCCAGCACTTGCTTTTGGTTCGGGACACCATGCCACAACATTTTCATGTTTAGAGGCTATCAGTACTTATGTCGATGCAGGAAAATCTGTTATCGATGTCGGTTGCGGTTCTGGTATTTTGGGTCTTGCGTGTAAGAAACTGGGAGCAAATGTAGAACTTTGTGATACGGACCCTCTCTCTGTTGAAAGTTGTCAAGAGAACTTTGCGTTAAACGAAGAAACCTATGACAAGCTCTGGGAAGGCTCCATAGACAAAGCAGAAGGTACCTATGATGTGGTCATCGCAAATATCATAGCAGATGTACTCAGATTTATCGCCAAAGATTTAAAATCTGCCTGTAAAGAGGATGGTACCTTGATACTTTCAGGTATTTTGGATAAAAAAGAAGATCTGGTCGTAGAATCATTTAAAGAACTTACACTGGTAAAAAGAATACTTAAAGATGAGTGGGTCACACTCGTATATAAGAAGGAAATCAATGGCTAA